The bacterium genome includes a window with the following:
- a CDS encoding glycosyltransferase family 2 protein: MKKNRLITIGVPTYNSGRYIKECLDSIIAQSYTNLEIIVSDNGSTDDTKNIVLSYNDPRIIFRENRENLYCYGNYNAILRYAKGDFISFYHSDDIYTPQIVEKQVEFLNSNNGVGAVFTEAFEIDTLGKTTGTREFPEKFLDVNSLNFKSGYNGFLEFWDFLICPSGMFVREMFSQIGSFKEENYFLNTKNKVWLELLSKYKLKKDMIFTANDLDMWLRILQVTNIGILHKKLMYYRVHSGQGSQIFGTDNSIFFVVMDYYSGYAKEEKLVSKSSWKKYELWKLSEEFASGQRALLKSEYKTAQRYYLSFLKNLKSFNLPVSSANTVKIIWAVKYVCFYYLGFSSMFRKILIFFRKKRGLDTY; this comes from the coding sequence ATGAAAAAAAATCGACTTATTACAATAGGTGTACCAACATATAATAGTGGTAGATATATTAAAGAATGTCTTGATTCTATCATTGCTCAGTCCTACACAAACCTTGAAATTATTGTGTCTGACAATGGTTCTACAGACGATACAAAAAATATAGTTCTTTCATATAACGACCCGAGAATAATTTTTAGAGAGAATAGAGAAAATTTATACTGTTACGGTAACTATAATGCAATTTTACGTTATGCTAAAGGAGATTTTATTTCTTTCTACCATTCAGATGATATATATACACCTCAAATTGTTGAAAAGCAGGTGGAATTTCTTAATTCCAATAATGGTGTAGGGGCAGTGTTTACTGAAGCGTTTGAGATTGATACCTTAGGTAAAACAACAGGAACAAGGGAATTTCCTGAAAAATTTTTAGATGTTAACAGTTTGAATTTTAAAAGTGGGTATAATGGTTTTCTTGAATTTTGGGATTTTCTGATATGTCCGAGCGGTATGTTTGTTCGGGAAATGTTTTCACAGATAGGCTCTTTTAAGGAAGAGAACTACTTTTTAAATACTAAGAACAAAGTTTGGTTGGAATTGTTAAGTAAGTATAAACTGAAAAAAGATATGATATTTACTGCAAACGATCTGGATATGTGGCTACGTATTTTACAGGTAACCAATATAGGAATTCTTCATAAAAAACTTATGTATTACCGTGTTCATTCAGGTCAAGGTTCGCAAATTTTTGGAACAGACAACTCTATCTTTTTTGTTGTAATGGACTATTATTCTGGGTACGCTAAAGAAGAAAAACTTGTTTCAAAATCTTCCTGGAAAAAATATGAACTATGGAAACTCTCCGAAGAATTTGCTTCCGGGCAAAGAGCGTTATTAAAAAGTGAGTATAAAACTGCACAGAGATATTATTTATCTTTTTTAAAAAATTTAAAGTCGTTTAATTTGCCAGTTTCAAGTGCAAATACAGTTAAAATTATCTGGGCAGTTAAGTATGTGTGTTTCTATTATTTAGGGTTTAGTTCTATGTTTCGTAAGATTTTGATTTTTTTTAGAAAAAAGAGAGGATTAGATACTTATTAA
- a CDS encoding glycosyltransferase family 10: protein MKKTTFFTGNYYLNNKQFDVFDKNFNTNDCMYGFYMLREKFLENDIDLSTQDINPIKDSEFIIYNDMPESKYIVPDNYLLLIESRIVYPENWDLEKHKYFKKIFTWDDTLIDGKKYFKINYSHKIPKTFDINISQKNKLCVMVNSNKYYKHPLELYSERIKAIRWFEKHHSEDFDLYGFGWDKAVFKGVLKRLNRFDKLAKVLAPRRSSFKFPAPASEVMSNYKFSICYENGRDIPGYITEKIFNSFFAGCVPVYFGAPNITDYIPANTFIDKRNFKNYEELYRYLKDMRDSEYIRYLDSIKNFVLSDKIYPFSAECFVETLFKEIVEKFSEN from the coding sequence ATGAAAAAAACAACATTTTTTACTGGAAATTATTATTTAAACAATAAACAGTTTGATGTTTTTGATAAAAATTTTAATACTAACGACTGTATGTATGGTTTTTATATGTTAAGAGAAAAGTTTTTAGAAAATGATATTGATTTAAGTACCCAAGATATTAATCCTATAAAGGATTCGGAGTTTATTATTTATAACGATATGCCAGAATCTAAATATATTGTTCCGGACAATTATTTGCTATTAATAGAGTCAAGAATTGTTTATCCTGAAAACTGGGATTTGGAAAAACATAAATATTTTAAGAAAATTTTCACCTGGGACGATACCCTGATTGACGGTAAAAAATATTTTAAAATAAATTACTCACACAAAATTCCTAAAACATTTGATATAAATATTTCTCAGAAGAATAAATTATGTGTGATGGTAAATTCTAATAAATACTATAAACATCCTTTGGAGTTATACTCCGAAAGAATAAAAGCGATAAGATGGTTCGAAAAACATCATTCTGAAGATTTTGATTTATACGGTTTTGGGTGGGATAAAGCGGTTTTTAAAGGTGTATTGAAACGATTGAATAGGTTTGATAAGTTGGCAAAAGTGCTTGCTCCACGAAGAAGCAGTTTTAAATTTCCCGCACCTGCATCAGAAGTTATGTCCAACTACAAATTTTCAATCTGCTATGAAAACGGCAGGGATATTCCTGGATATATTACAGAGAAAATCTTTAATTCTTTTTTTGCTGGTTGTGTTCCTGTTTACTTTGGTGCTCCCAATATAACCGACTATATACCTGCTAACACTTTTATTGATAAAAGAAACTTTAAAAATTATGAAGAACTCTACCGTTATTTGAAGGATATGAGAGATAGCGAGTATATAAGGTATCTGGACTCAATAAAAAACTTTGTTTTAAGCGATAAAATATATCCTTTTAGTGCAGAGTGTTTTGTTGAAACGTTGTTTAAAGAGATAGTAGAGAAATTTTCTGAAAATTAA
- a CDS encoding glycosyltransferase codes for MKILPVFLHFDYGIKSRGETIEYKGGGWYSSLKQLGYDVYPFWWDDYKENKEELQKLLIEYSQKVQPDIILFILMRDEFSYETLDILKEKYTTINWFWDDHWRFENFTKHYAPHFTYSVTTDKYSLPKYKSIGYKNVILSRGASSGYIATLDFDRVKYQYDISFVGGYSAFRGWLVKQLKKQKIHIECFGVGWKNGIVQWEKMNEIFLTSRINLNISNSVSYDVRYIFSHYRNIKEFLKSDKRVEQLKQRNFEIPAFGGFQLTNYVPALEDYFDIGKEVVVYTGLEDLILKLNYYLENEDIRKNILANGHKRVLKDGPTYVERFKEIFVMIDK; via the coding sequence ATGAAAATTCTACCAGTTTTTCTCCATTTCGATTATGGCATTAAATCCAGAGGTGAAACAATAGAATATAAGGGTGGTGGCTGGTATTCCTCACTAAAACAACTTGGGTATGATGTTTATCCTTTCTGGTGGGACGATTATAAAGAAAATAAAGAAGAACTCCAGAAACTTTTAATTGAATATTCACAAAAGGTACAACCAGACATAATTCTTTTTATACTAATGAGAGATGAATTCTCTTATGAAACACTTGATATTCTTAAAGAAAAATATACAACTATAAATTGGTTCTGGGACGACCATTGGAGGTTTGAAAATTTTACAAAACATTATGCTCCCCATTTCACTTATAGTGTTACAACTGATAAATATTCTTTACCTAAATATAAAAGTATAGGTTATAAAAACGTTATTTTAAGTAGAGGTGCTTCAAGTGGTTATATTGCTACTTTAGATTTTGATAGGGTTAAATATCAATATGATATATCTTTTGTTGGCGGGTACAGTGCTTTTAGAGGGTGGTTGGTAAAGCAATTAAAGAAGCAAAAAATTCATATAGAATGTTTTGGAGTTGGTTGGAAGAATGGAATTGTTCAATGGGAAAAGATGAACGAAATTTTCTTAACATCTCGAATAAATTTAAATATATCTAATAGTGTTTCGTATGATGTAAGATATATATTTTCTCATTATAGAAATATTAAAGAGTTTTTAAAATCGGATAAAAGAGTTGAACAGTTAAAACAGAGAAATTTTGAGATTCCTGCTTTTGGTGGTTTTCAATTAACTAATTATGTTCCTGCTTTAGAAGATTATTTTGATATCGGTAAAGAGGTAGTTGTATATACAGGTCTTGAAGATTTAATTTTGAAATTAAACTATTATCTTGAAAATGAAGATATAAGAAAAAATATATTGGCAAACGGGCATAAAAGAGTTTTAAAAGATGGACCGACTTATGTTGAGCGGTTCAAAGAAATTTTTGTAATGATAGACAAATGA
- the rfbH gene encoding lipopolysaccharide biosynthesis protein RfbH has protein sequence MKIKKEILEKVKELYELKEQDEFIPGKSYVNYGGRVYDEKELINLVDASLDFWLTAGKYAKEFEKRLSSFLGLRYSILVNSGSSANLLAVSALTSPLLKEKRLLPGDEVITTSCGFPTTLNPIIQNNLTPVFLDVKIGSYNIDTTLIEEAITEKTKAIFIPHTLGNPADLNKITEISKKYNLWFIEDNCDSLGSKYNNKYTGTFGDVSTCSFYPPHIITTGEGGAVMTNSPLLKKIILSFRDWGRDCWCEPGFDNTCGNRFSTQHGNMPFGYDHKYIFSHIGYNLKMTDLQASIGVAQMDKLPMFIKARQKNFEYLYANLKEYEEFFTLPKWEKEAIPNWFGFPLLVNKDVPFQRADIVKHLEEKKVATRMLFGGNLIKQPAYKNIKCRTSGNLNNTDLIMNNLFWVGVYPGLTEEKLSYMVKTFKNFLKGVK, from the coding sequence ATGAAGATAAAAAAAGAAATTCTCGAAAAGGTTAAAGAACTTTATGAACTTAAAGAACAAGATGAATTTATTCCCGGGAAAAGTTATGTTAATTATGGAGGTAGGGTTTATGACGAAAAAGAGTTAATCAACCTTGTTGACGCTTCTCTTGATTTTTGGCTTACTGCTGGAAAATATGCAAAAGAGTTTGAAAAAAGGTTATCAAGTTTTCTTGGTTTGAGGTACTCAATCCTTGTTAATTCTGGTTCATCTGCTAACCTATTGGCTGTTTCTGCTCTTACATCTCCTTTATTAAAAGAAAAGAGACTTCTACCGGGAGATGAGGTTATTACTACCTCTTGCGGGTTTCCTACTACACTAAATCCTATAATACAGAACAACCTCACACCTGTCTTTCTTGATGTAAAGATTGGCTCTTACAATATTGATACCACACTTATTGAAGAAGCAATTACAGAAAAGACAAAAGCGATTTTTATTCCACATACACTTGGAAATCCAGCAGATCTAAATAAAATAACAGAAATATCAAAAAAATATAACTTATGGTTTATTGAAGATAATTGTGATAGTTTGGGCTCAAAATATAATAATAAGTATACTGGAACCTTTGGTGATGTTTCAACTTGTAGTTTTTACCCACCACATATTATAACAACAGGAGAGGGCGGAGCGGTTATGACCAACTCCCCACTACTTAAAAAAATTATCCTTTCTTTTAGAGATTGGGGGCGGGACTGTTGGTGTGAACCGGGTTTTGATAATACTTGTGGCAATAGGTTTTCCACCCAACACGGAAATATGCCTTTTGGGTATGACCATAAATATATATTTTCTCATATTGGATATAACCTTAAAATGACAGATCTACAGGCATCAATTGGGGTGGCTCAGATGGATAAACTTCCGATGTTTATTAAAGCTCGCCAAAAGAATTTTGAGTATCTTTATGCCAACTTAAAAGAGTATGAAGAGTTTTTTACGTTACCTAAATGGGAGAAAGAAGCGATACCTAACTGGTTTGGATTTCCATTACTGGTAAATAAGGATGTACCTTTTCAACGGGCAGATATTGTTAAACACCTTGAAGAAAAGAAGGTTGCAACAAGAATGCTTTTTGGAGGTAACCTTATAAAACAGCCTGCCTATAAAAATATAAAGTGTAGAACATCTGGAAACTTAAATAATACTGACCTAATAATGAACAACCTTTTTTGGGTAGGGGTATACCCAGGGCTAACTGAAGAAAAATTAAGTTATATGGTAAAAACGTTTAAGAACTTCTTAAAAGGAGTTAAATGA
- a CDS encoding 1-deoxy-D-xylulose-5-phosphate synthase: MRQTFINTLMELSRENKEIFLLTGDLGFSVFEKFKEQFPRRFFDVGVAEQNMIGIASGLALSGKIAFAYSIIPFLTMRCFEQIRNDICYQSTNVKLVGVGAGFAYGSAGFTHYAIEDIGIMRMLPNMVVVSPADTLEMELTVRRSIEHNGPVYIRIGRARETIYSTKQNFKLGIGITVKEGKDITIFSTGDILENVIKVAEKLTECNISSRVISMHTVKPIDKEIILKATKETRAIFTVEEHSVNGGLGSAVAEILSDYSCRNVLFKRIGISEIFVKEVGDYKYLREKHNLSANAIFKTIIGLL; the protein is encoded by the coding sequence ATGAGACAAACATTTATTAATACTCTTATGGAACTGTCAAGAGAAAACAAGGAAATTTTCTTGCTTACGGGAGATTTGGGTTTTTCTGTGTTTGAAAAATTTAAGGAACAATTTCCAAGAAGATTTTTTGATGTAGGTGTTGCAGAGCAAAATATGATAGGTATTGCTTCTGGGCTTGCTTTATCAGGAAAAATTGCTTTTGCTTATTCTATAATTCCATTTTTAACTATGAGATGTTTTGAACAGATACGTAACGATATATGTTATCAAAGTACTAATGTAAAATTAGTAGGTGTTGGAGCTGGCTTTGCTTATGGGTCTGCAGGTTTTACCCATTATGCCATTGAAGATATTGGAATAATGAGAATGCTTCCAAATATGGTTGTTGTTTCTCCTGCTGATACATTAGAAATGGAATTAACTGTAAGACGTTCAATTGAACATAATGGTCCAGTATATATAAGAATAGGAAGAGCCAGAGAAACAATCTATTCAACTAAACAGAACTTTAAATTAGGTATAGGAATAACAGTAAAAGAAGGCAAAGATATTACTATTTTTTCTACAGGCGATATACTTGAGAATGTGATAAAGGTTGCAGAAAAATTAACAGAATGCAATATAAGTTCAAGAGTAATAAGTATGCACACTGTTAAGCCAATTGACAAGGAAATCATTTTAAAAGCAACGAAAGAAACAAGAGCAATATTTACCGTTGAAGAACATAGTGTAAATGGCGGATTGGGGAGTGCAGTTGCTGAAATTTTATCAGATTATTCTTGTAGAAATGTTCTTTTTAAAAGAATTGGTATTTCTGAAATATTTGTGAAAGAAGTGGGTGACTATAAATACTTGAGAGAAAAACATAATCTATCCGCTAACGCAATATTCAAAACAATTATTGGACTATTATGA
- a CDS encoding transketolase: MTKEDYKKLALEIRKKILSMHAKSKSSHIGSAFSCVEILVTLYFKILKINPKNLEDNNRDRFILSKGHACSALYATLAKRNFFSEKILDTYAINGGQLFGHITKGIVPGIETSAGSLGHGLPIGIGIAISMRYDKTKSRVFILMSDGECNEGSIWEGALFAAHHKLENLVAIIDYNKLQAFGTTDEVIGLEPFVEKWESFGWAVKEVDGHNFKQLIETLDKVPFEKDKPSMVIAHTVKGKGVSFMENKLEWHYKSPNQEEVIAALQELELQ; encoded by the coding sequence ATGACTAAAGAAGATTATAAGAAATTAGCATTAGAAATAAGAAAAAAAATACTTTCTATGCACGCTAAATCAAAAAGTTCTCATATCGGCTCGGCATTCTCTTGTGTCGAGATATTGGTTACTCTATACTTCAAAATTTTAAAAATCAATCCTAAGAATCTAGAGGATAACAACAGAGATAGATTTATTTTAAGCAAAGGGCATGCTTGCAGTGCATTATACGCTACTTTGGCAAAAAGGAATTTTTTCTCAGAGAAAATTCTTGATACTTATGCAATTAATGGGGGGCAATTGTTTGGACATATCACAAAAGGGATTGTACCCGGTATTGAAACTTCTGCTGGTTCCTTGGGGCACGGTCTTCCAATTGGAATAGGAATAGCAATTTCTATGAGGTATGACAAAACAAAATCACGCGTGTTTATACTGATGTCTGACGGAGAGTGCAATGAAGGTTCTATTTGGGAAGGGGCACTTTTTGCCGCACACCATAAATTGGAAAACTTGGTAGCTATTATTGATTATAATAAACTACAGGCGTTTGGTACAACTGATGAAGTTATAGGTTTGGAGCCGTTTGTAGAAAAGTGGGAATCTTTTGGCTGGGCAGTTAAAGAAGTAGATGGACATAATTTTAAGCAGTTGATAGAGACATTAGATAAGGTTCCTTTTGAAAAAGATAAGCCAAGTATGGTTATTGCTCATACAGTAAAAGGGAAGGGTGTCTCTTTTATGGAAAATAAACTTGAATGGCATTATAAATCACCTAATCAGGAAGAGGTAATAGCGGCTTTACAGGAGTTGGAATTACAATGA
- a CDS encoding NAD-dependent epimerase/dehydratase family protein, translating into MLTNKRVLITGATGFVGANLVKSCLKKGADIYLLTRATSNKWRINDILKDVSEFSADLTDNQAVEKLVLTIRPEIIFHTAVYGGFPYQRDLKKTIDTNLLGTINLIEACEKVGFKLFINTGSSSEYGVKEEPIKEDSPLTPFSSYGISKAFATQFCQMKFRTGLPVITLRLFSPYGYYEGATRLIPSVILSSLKDIAPEVSSPTSVRDFVFIEDVVNAYLKAVDMKDRLNTDVFNIGSGLQHSVGEVVEKILFLTGKKIKPKWGSVSNPRIEPKIWQADISKTEQILNWQPKHSLDNGLNKTLIWFKENSLMYEGEVSNGDIL; encoded by the coding sequence ATGTTAACAAATAAAAGAGTGTTAATTACTGGCGCAACAGGATTTGTTGGGGCAAACCTTGTAAAAAGTTGCCTGAAAAAAGGGGCAGATATTTATCTTTTAACCCGTGCAACTTCAAACAAGTGGAGAATAAACGATATTCTTAAAGATGTGTCAGAATTTTCTGCCGATTTGACAGATAACCAAGCAGTTGAAAAATTAGTTTTAACGATACGCCCCGAAATAATATTCCACACAGCTGTTTATGGCGGGTTTCCTTATCAGAGAGATTTAAAAAAAACCATAGATACCAATCTTCTTGGAACAATTAATCTTATAGAAGCTTGTGAAAAGGTTGGGTTTAAACTTTTTATCAATACAGGTTCTTCATCTGAATATGGAGTTAAAGAAGAACCTATTAAAGAAGATTCTCCCTTAACTCCTTTTTCTTCTTATGGTATTTCAAAAGCTTTCGCAACCCAGTTTTGTCAAATGAAATTTAGGACTGGATTACCTGTGATAACATTACGATTATTTTCTCCTTATGGTTATTATGAAGGAGCAACAAGATTGATTCCATCAGTAATTTTATCTTCCTTGAAAGATATTGCACCCGAAGTTTCTTCACCAACTTCTGTCAGAGATTTTGTTTTTATTGAAGATGTAGTCAACGCATATCTAAAAGCAGTAGATATGAAAGATAGGTTGAATACGGATGTTTTTAATATTGGTTCAGGGTTGCAGCATTCTGTTGGTGAAGTTGTAGAAAAAATTCTATTTTTAACAGGTAAGAAAATAAAACCAAAATGGGGTTCTGTTTCAAATCCAAGAATTGAACCAAAAATCTGGCAAGCAGATATTTCAAAAACAGAACAAATTTTAAACTGGCAGCCTAAACACAGTCTTGATAATGGGTTAAATAAAACATTAATATGGTTTAAAGAAAATAGTTTAATGTATGAAGGTGAGGTGTCCAATGGAGATATACTATGA
- a CDS encoding GDP-mannose 4,6-dehydratase yields MPKVFWKDKKVLITGYEGFVGSHLTKKLLSLGADVFGIDIITERKETILTQKDLAQITIIKASVSEYKIVENIIKENKIQVVFHLAAEAIVGECLKKPLNAFSSNIKGTWNILEVCRQSDTVNCVITASSDKAYGEQQLPYKEDSPLKGQHPYDVSKSCADLLSQSYFQTYDLPVAITRCGNIYGPGDYNFSRIVPDAVRCAILSREFLIRSNGLFTRDYIFIDDIVEGYIMLAENLNRENLAGEAFNFSNEKPISVVELVEEIYRIAKQEPNYKILNEVKCEIKDQYLSSSKAKGILKWQPKYTLQDGLKKTILWYFKNVNK; encoded by the coding sequence ATGCCAAAGGTTTTTTGGAAAGATAAAAAGGTCTTAATAACTGGATACGAAGGGTTTGTGGGTTCTCACTTAACCAAAAAACTTCTTTCTTTGGGAGCGGATGTTTTTGGTATAGATATTATAACAGAACGTAAAGAAACTATTTTAACCCAAAAAGATCTTGCCCAGATAACTATTATAAAAGCAAGTGTAAGCGAATATAAAATTGTTGAAAATATTATAAAAGAAAACAAGATACAGGTTGTATTTCATCTTGCTGCTGAAGCTATCGTTGGCGAATGTTTAAAAAAACCTCTTAACGCTTTTTCATCTAATATAAAGGGAACCTGGAATATTCTTGAGGTTTGTAGACAATCTGATACAGTTAATTGTGTCATAACTGCTTCAAGCGACAAAGCATACGGAGAACAACAACTCCCATATAAAGAAGATTCACCTTTAAAAGGTCAACACCCTTACGATGTTTCAAAAAGTTGTGCTGACCTGCTTTCTCAATCATATTTTCAAACCTATGATTTACCTGTTGCTATTACCCGTTGTGGAAACATATATGGTCCCGGGGACTATAATTTCTCTCGTATTGTACCTGATGCTGTTAGGTGTGCTATATTGAGTAGAGAGTTTTTAATTAGGAGTAACGGACTTTTTACTCGTGACTACATATTTATTGATGATATAGTTGAAGGATATATTATGCTTGCAGAAAACTTGAACAGAGAGAATCTTGCAGGGGAAGCATTCAATTTTAGTAACGAAAAACCTATATCTGTGGTTGAACTTGTGGAAGAAATATATAGGATAGCAAAACAAGAGCCCAATTATAAAATTCTTAATGAAGTAAAATGCGAAATAAAAGACCAATATTTATCTTCCTCTAAAGCGAAAGGAATTTTAAAATGGCAACCTAAATACACTCTTCAAGACGGATTAAAAAAAACTATTTTGTGGTATTTTAAAAATGTTAACAAATAA
- the rfbF gene encoding glucose-1-phosphate cytidylyltransferase, with the protein MKSKVVILCGGRGTRMEAETEFRPKPLVEVGGMPVLWHIMKIYAHYGFDDFILCLGYKGKMIKEYFLNYEIMNSDFTLKLGSNNIKTYTKSYEKNWKITFADTGEKAQTGARVKRIEKYVENDDIFMLTYGDGVADINIKDLLEYHKSHKKIGTITGVHPSSRFGELLIKDDQVVKFGEKPQVKKSFINGGFFVFNKEFFEYLWDDDRCYLEKEPLENLVKDNQLNVCLHNGFWQCMDTQRELDVLRNLWASEEPPWKVW; encoded by the coding sequence ATGAAATCTAAAGTAGTGATTCTATGTGGCGGTAGAGGCACACGAATGGAGGCAGAAACAGAGTTTCGCCCTAAACCTCTTGTTGAGGTTGGTGGGATGCCTGTCCTTTGGCATATAATGAAGATATATGCCCACTATGGTTTTGATGATTTTATACTCTGTCTTGGATATAAAGGTAAGATGATAAAAGAATATTTTCTTAATTATGAGATAATGAACTCAGATTTTACATTAAAATTGGGAAGTAATAATATAAAAACCTATACCAAATCTTATGAAAAAAATTGGAAAATTACCTTTGCTGATACAGGTGAAAAAGCCCAGACAGGTGCAAGGGTTAAGAGGATTGAGAAGTATGTTGAGAATGACGATATTTTTATGCTTACTTATGGTGACGGCGTAGCTGATATAAATATAAAAGATTTGTTGGAATACCATAAATCTCATAAAAAAATTGGGACAATTACCGGAGTGCATCCTTCCTCAAGATTTGGTGAACTGCTAATAAAAGATGACCAAGTAGTTAAATTTGGAGAAAAACCTCAAGTTAAAAAAAGTTTTATTAATGGAGGTTTTTTTGTTTTCAATAAAGAATTTTTTGAATATTTATGGGATGATGACAGGTGTTATCTTGAGAAAGAGCCACTTGAAAATCTTGTGAAAGATAATCAGTTGAATGTTTGTTTACATAATGGTTTCTGGCAATGTATGGATACACAAAGGGAGTTGGATGTTTTGAGGAATTTGTGGGCATCAGAAGAACCACCTTGGAAAGTATGGTAA
- a CDS encoding GDP-L-fucose synthase → MEKKDKIYIAGHRGLVGSSILRYLKSNGYNNLVFKTSKQMDLRKQVLVDNFFKKERPDYVFLSAAKVGGILANSNYPADFIYDNLSIQTNIINSSYKHGVKKLLFLGSSCIYPKFAKQPIKEEYLLTDTLEPTNEPYAISKIAGIKMCQAYNRQFNTNFISVMPTNLYGPYDNFNLQDSHVIPALIMKFCKAQKDNLPFVEIWGTGKARREFLYIDDLAECLVFLMDVYNSNEIINVGVGVDLTIKELVQKIRKITEYKGEIKFDTSKPDGTPRKLLDVTKVLNLGWNPSISLDEGLEKTIDWYRKNMEDK, encoded by the coding sequence ATGGAAAAAAAAGATAAAATCTATATAGCGGGTCATAGAGGACTTGTTGGAAGCAGTATATTAAGATACTTGAAATCTAACGGTTATAATAATCTGGTATTTAAGACAAGTAAACAGATGGATTTAAGAAAACAGGTTTTAGTTGATAACTTTTTTAAGAAAGAAAGACCTGATTATGTTTTCTTATCTGCAGCAAAAGTTGGTGGAATACTTGCAAATTCAAACTACCCTGCTGACTTTATATATGATAACTTATCAATACAAACAAATATTATCAATTCTTCATATAAACACGGGGTTAAAAAACTGCTTTTTCTTGGAAGTTCTTGTATTTATCCAAAATTTGCTAAACAACCTATTAAAGAAGAGTACCTTTTGACAGATACCCTTGAACCTACCAATGAACCATATGCTATATCAAAGATTGCAGGTATTAAAATGTGCCAAGCATATAACAGGCAATTTAACACCAACTTTATAAGCGTAATGCCTACTAATCTTTATGGTCCTTATGACAATTTTAATTTGCAGGATTCTCACGTTATACCTGCTTTAATTATGAAGTTTTGTAAAGCTCAAAAAGATAATCTACCTTTTGTTGAAATATGGGGTACTGGGAAAGCAAGGAGAGAGTTTTTATATATCGACGACCTTGCCGAGTGTTTGGTCTTCTTGATGGATGTATATAATTCAAATGAAATTATAAATGTAGGGGTAGGGGTTGATCTTACAATTAAGGAACTTGTGCAAAAAATAAGGAAGATAACAGAGTATAAAGGTGAAATAAAATTTGATACTAGCAAACCAGACGGAACTCCACGTAAATTGCTTGACGTTACAAAAGTTCTTAACTTAGGGTGGAACCCGTCTATCTCTTTAGACGAAGGACTTGAAAAAACAATTGATTGGTACCGAAAAAATATGGAGGACAAATGA